One genomic window of Motacilla alba alba isolate MOTALB_02 chromosome 3, Motacilla_alba_V1.0_pri, whole genome shotgun sequence includes the following:
- the SDC1 gene encoding syndecan-1, which yields MINVVAVWLVALCFQAAVPQTTNLNLPPEDLDSSGDEEDAFSGSGAGPLTDQSRTWKIPGESTNSSIVAAPVDFSEQPFHGIESRTEKEAISSSATSNPLTEEPVVAVKDKVSILGSPDGKPTSHIVTTTVRSPTAHFPSVVPVTPSEASAVVHELEPKIPSSDVPDTKDVPEPHSTVHGEGDVAATPAATAPRDVVPTHEEVSEDGSGDPGDFILTKDEEFLPTQNSEVLADSERNAKAAGASGIMDRKEVLGGVIAGGLVGLVFAVFLVAFMLYRMKKKDEGSYSLDEPKQSNGGYQKPHKQEEFYA from the exons ATGATAAACGTGGTGGCCGTGTGGCTGGTGGCCCTCTGCTTCCAGGCTGCTGTCCCG CAAACTACAAATCTGAACCTTCCCCCTGAAGACCTTGATTCATCTGGTGATGAGGAAGATGCGTTCTCAGGTTCAGGTGCAG GTCCCCTGACTGATCAATCTCGCACCTGGAAAATCCCAGGAGAATCAACTAATTCCTCAATAGTGGCAGCACCAGTGGACTTCAGTGAACAGCCATTTCATGGGATTGAGAGCAGAACTGAAAAGGAAGCAATATCCTCTTCGGCAACCAGTAATCCATTGACAGAGGAGCCAGTTGTAGCTGTGAAGGATAAAGTATCCATCCTGGGCTCACCTGATGGGAAACCAACAAGCCATATAGTCACAACAACAGTGAGAAGTCCCACTGCTCACTTTCCTTCCGTGGTTCCTGTGACTCCTTCAGAAGCCTCTGCTGTGGTCCATGAGCTTGAACCTAAAATCCCCAGCTCTGATGTGCCAGACACCAAGGATGTGCCCGAGCCCCACTCTACTGTCCATGGTGAGGGAGATGTGGCTGCCACCCCTGCGGCCACAGCTCCGAGGGATGTCGTTCCTACACACGAGGAGGTTTCTGAAGATGGCTCTGGAGACCCG GGAGACTTCATCTTGACTAAAGACGAGGAATTCCTCCCCACCCAGAACTCAGAAGTACTGGCTGACTCTGAGAGGAAtgccaaagcagcaggagcctcGGGAATTATGGACAGAAAAGAAGTTCTTGGAG GTGTTATTGCTGGAGGACTCGTGGGCTTGGTGTTTGCAGTGTTTCTAGTTGCATTTATGCTGtacagaatgaagaaaaaagatgaaGGCAGCTATTCACTGGATGAACCAAAACAGTCTAATGGAGGATaccaaaaaccacacaaacaagAGGAATTCTATGCATAA